The following proteins are encoded in a genomic region of Aerosakkonema funiforme FACHB-1375:
- a CDS encoding CU044_2847 family protein, whose product MNNFIPLEIEGKDDKVYIEVVPLEKAAGIQQRSNKDSAVDKLTEADFRQMIRKAVLPACQTFVDIWQELNQPMKAESAEVEFNLGFTASGSAFIAQASGQASFKIKVSWKFEQSSLPDTWPPGIVENLKKDLQVLESKTREALELYEQSQESAYENNVKQLNLVQQAAFRVKESLNKS is encoded by the coding sequence CGATAAAGTCTATATAGAAGTAGTACCCCTAGAGAAAGCTGCTGGTATTCAGCAACGATCGAATAAAGACAGTGCTGTGGACAAGCTTACAGAAGCTGACTTTAGACAAATGATTCGCAAGGCCGTTTTGCCAGCTTGTCAAACTTTTGTAGACATTTGGCAAGAACTCAATCAGCCGATGAAGGCCGAAAGTGCCGAAGTAGAATTTAATTTAGGTTTCACTGCCAGCGGTTCTGCTTTCATCGCACAAGCATCCGGTCAAGCAAGCTTCAAAATCAAAGTTTCTTGGAAATTTGAGCAATCCTCTCTTCCTGACACCTGGCCTCCCGGAATAGTGGAAAACTTAAAAAAAGATCTGCAAGTGTTGGAGTCTAAAACTAGGGAAGCATTGGAACTTTACGAACAATCTCAAGAATCAGCCTATGAAAATAACGTCAAGCAGCTAAATCTTGTTCAACAAGCTGCTTTTAGAGTAAAAGAGTCTTTGAATAAATCATGA
- a CDS encoding tetratricopeptide repeat-containing S1 family peptidase has translation MGKRLESFEAVQKSTVRVKDTAGKTWGTGFFVTNEGHLLTCAHVVEDAGGWKNVRVLDRPVTCIYEGDSESNDFSVLLVEDIPLSPAPLQADFEPGDEFLSPGFSNDDFYGAPIRGEITAFARCGKLGNQKLIRLETFSDAQRIEGGQSGAPIFVYKKGNYRAVGIIVASEDLNGGLAISISTVLKSGALAEALKVGNKITLRQLTIPTLIALMGGVSFLSVFGLKQTLENFDKCSRGRINSANNIISDEIASGNYESALFQVNKIINDCPNKDSLLITKGRIYLEKSQYTDAILLFQDALKIQETVEARYNLGLALAKSDDCAKALEEFKKIENDLKLKINIYYSMGVCYDRLENWKQALEKLRYVANNKQGNRKLYSDSLYYLTEINAKLWYLNQKSPEKLKFQNDFMKYLELQFNNLDPNKQVTYLEQTNKDIQQINKNPFEGTPEYSFIYSTQEFKKLICKLHKNINREVPSNLKKSC, from the coding sequence ATGGGAAAGCGGCTAGAGAGTTTTGAAGCAGTCCAGAAATCAACGGTTCGGGTTAAAGATACAGCAGGAAAAACCTGGGGAACAGGCTTTTTCGTTACAAATGAGGGGCATTTGCTGACTTGCGCCCATGTCGTCGAAGATGCTGGAGGTTGGAAGAATGTGCGAGTACTCGATCGACCCGTAACTTGTATTTATGAAGGTGATTCGGAAAGTAACGATTTTTCTGTACTTCTAGTTGAAGATATTCCACTTAGTCCAGCTCCTTTGCAGGCAGATTTTGAGCCAGGAGACGAATTTCTCAGTCCTGGTTTTTCTAATGATGATTTCTACGGGGCACCTATTCGAGGTGAAATTACCGCATTTGCTCGTTGTGGTAAGCTTGGCAACCAAAAGTTAATCCGTTTGGAAACTTTTTCAGATGCCCAGCGTATTGAAGGCGGGCAAAGCGGTGCGCCTATATTTGTTTATAAAAAAGGTAATTACAGGGCTGTTGGCATAATTGTAGCTTCGGAAGATTTAAACGGTGGGCTGGCAATATCAATTTCCACTGTCTTAAAAAGCGGTGCTTTAGCTGAAGCCTTAAAAGTCGGTAACAAAATTACCTTACGGCAATTAACTATTCCAACACTTATTGCCTTGATGGGAGGGGTTTCATTTTTATCTGTTTTTGGCTTAAAACAAACCTTAGAAAATTTCGATAAATGCTCTCGCGGTCGCATTAATAGCGCTAATAATATAATCAGCGATGAAATTGCAAGCGGTAATTACGAATCTGCCTTATTTCAAGTTAATAAAATTATCAACGATTGTCCTAACAAAGATAGTTTATTAATTACAAAAGGTCGGATTTATCTTGAAAAAAGCCAATATACCGATGCCATTTTACTTTTTCAAGATGCTTTAAAAATTCAAGAAACAGTAGAAGCGAGGTATAACTTAGGATTGGCACTTGCTAAGAGTGATGATTGTGCAAAAGCACTTGAAGAATTTAAAAAGATAGAGAACGATCTTAAGCTTAAAATCAATATTTATTACAGCATGGGTGTTTGTTATGATAGGTTGGAAAATTGGAAACAAGCATTGGAGAAGCTAAGATATGTAGCTAATAACAAGCAGGGAAATAGAAAACTTTATTCCGATTCACTGTACTACCTTACAGAGATCAATGCTAAACTTTGGTATCTAAACCAAAAAAGCCCAGAAAAACTCAAGTTCCAAAATGATTTTATGAAATATTTAGAGTTACAGTTTAATAACTTAGATCCGAACAAGCAGGTCACATATTTAGAACAAACTAATAAAGATATACAACAAATAAACAAAAATCCTTTTGAAGGAACGCCAGAATATTCTTTTATTTACTCTACGCAGGAATTTAAAAAGCTAATATGTAAACTACACAAAAATATTAATCGGGAAGTGCCGAGTAACCTAAAGAAATCATGTTAA
- a CDS encoding Ycf34 family protein: protein MCICINCHYVDRCTTYHAVETQHQVPHLTETPDFEANEPSINVNIRTREDYIEMEWDVVGCLSFKQETGKWARLRPGELVPT from the coding sequence ATGTGTATTTGCATTAACTGCCATTATGTCGATCGCTGCACCACCTACCACGCGGTAGAAACGCAGCATCAGGTACCTCACCTGACAGAAACGCCGGATTTTGAAGCTAACGAACCCAGCATTAACGTCAATATCCGTACCCGTGAAGATTATATTGAGATGGAGTGGGATGTTGTGGGTTGCCTCAGCTTTAAGCAGGAGACGGGTAAATGGGCGAGATTGCGTCCGGGCGAGTTGGTGCCAACTTGA